CTTTTTTCTTTCCTGATAACTTTCATCATCTCCTTCTTCCCATAGAGCAAGATCTGCACCTTTTTCAATTAGCTGGATCGCCTTTTTTTTAACCGAAGAGGTTAAGGCCCTATGCCTCATTTGAAGACCTGCAAGAGAAATGAACAGAATTGATTCATCTGCCAGTTTATCTTCTTCATCATCGTAATCGGAAAATTCTTCCTGCCACGATTTAATAATAATTTTTGTAGCTTTTCTTGGACTTACCCCTTCATCCATCAGTTCATTCCATTCATCTTGAATATCGCAAGATAAATCATCTTCCCATAAGTCAGTACCCCAAGCTCCCATCCTTTTTCCTCCATTCTTAATGATTCTACAGTTCTATGCTGTCTTTTTAAACAAAGTCAGAATCTCGTCTTCCTTTGATTATATTTTAAAACAATTTGCTTGGAAATCTCTATTCCTATTTAGAACACATCTTTAATTAACCCTCAGTTAGTAGAATAAAAAAAGAGCTGCCGCAGCAGCCAAATATTGTTTAACTCAAGCACCCGTTAGTTTAAGTGTAATCTTTCACAAATTCCTTTACCACCCCTTGCGATTACATAAAGAAGTAATATGTGCAAGATGATGTCGACCGTGCCAAGCGTAGATTCCTATATTTTTACCTACTGAAACTTCACCTGAATCTGGGTGAATAAATGTCTTTTCCATATCAGCAGGACTTAGACTTCTCAAAAGGTTTGTCCAGCGTTTGTGCAAGGCTTCAAGCAGTGATAGTGAAATATCAATTGGTAATTTATAATCACAAAGTTCCGCCCATTTCGTTTCGTTGTATGGCTTAATTACAGGTTTTTCTTCCGTAAGAGCCAATTTAAAGCGAACATAGGCATTCATATGACTATCCGCAAGGTGATGTATTACTTGGCTAACGGTCCACCCTCCTAAACGATAAGGTTTATCAAGCTGTTCATTATCTAAGTTCTCCACAGCATCTCGTAATAATCTTGGTAAATCTTCAATTTCATTTATCCAATCTTTTGTAACACTGTCAGTAATCTCACCATCGAATTGAAATTTTCCAATTGGATATTTTATATCCATTTATATTCCTCCTATAAAATCCCGTGTAATTTTTTGACTAACTAATTGAATTTTCTAAAGTATGTAATTCGACATCATTTTCATTAAATCCTTTACACCTATGGGTTATTCACCTAAACTGCCACGTTAACTTATAAGAACTTCAACAATTAAGTGCC
This genomic stretch from Neobacillus niacini harbors:
- a CDS encoding MarR family transcriptional regulator; the protein is MGAWGTDLWEDDLSCDIQDEWNELMDEGVSPRKATKIIIKSWQEEFSDYDDEEDKLADESILFISLAGLQMRHRALTSSVKKKAIQLIEKGADLALWEEGDDESYQERKKVLEEFKNKLNNTKSSLF
- a CDS encoding YfiT family bacillithiol transferase; this translates as MDIKYPIGKFQFDGEITDSVTKDWINEIEDLPRLLRDAVENLDNEQLDKPYRLGGWTVSQVIHHLADSHMNAYVRFKLALTEEKPVIKPYNETKWAELCDYKLPIDISLSLLEALHKRWTNLLRSLSPADMEKTFIHPDSGEVSVGKNIGIYAWHGRHHLAHITSLCNRKGW